One segment of Manihot esculenta cultivar AM560-2 chromosome 4, M.esculenta_v8, whole genome shotgun sequence DNA contains the following:
- the LOC110612844 gene encoding putative clathrin assembly protein At1g03050: MAPSKIRRAIGAVKDQTSIGLAKVGSSTSLSELDVAIVKATSHEEYPAEERHIREILSLTSYSRAYISACINTLSRRLNKTKNWTVALKTLILIQRLLAEGDPTYEQEIFFATRRGTRILNMSDFCDTSHSNSWDYSAFVRTYALYLDERLEFRMHMRRRKRSALETDDEGQETSTTYGRSIPTRDMKIDHIFSRAQHLQHLLDRFLACRPTGGAKHSRVMMVAIYPIVKESFQIYYKIMEILGILTDRFMELEISDSIKVYDIFCHVSKQFDDLDNFYGWCKNVGISHSSGYPEVEKITQKKLNLMDDFIRNKSALAQTTKAITYEAKLDNEEESEGPDDKEVDMNATKALPPPDDFVEDSTQEVIEELIKEEIKEEKIEKEADLLNLGDDAQSLESHANQLALALFDVDGGVATNTSTLELFSDVTADWESALIQSASALSNKRKNLAGGFDMMLLDGMYQQGVTNAAMSNTASGSASSVALGSAGRPGTLALPAPPMANNSNVNLPIVDPFAASSTVAPPPYVQISDMEKKQKLLMDEQLMWEQYAKDGMRGQLELAQPNSYNMGGYTNGH; the protein is encoded by the exons ATGGCTCCAAGCAAGATAAGGAGAGCCATTGGGGCAGTCAAGGATCAGACGAGCATAGGGCTAGCAAAAGTTGGGAGTAGCACTTCGTTATCAGAATTGGATGTAGCAATTGTAAAGGCAACTAGCCATGAAGAGTACCCAGCAGAGGAGAGACACATTCGTGAAATCTTAAGCTTAACATCGTATTCTCGAGCATATATAAGTGCATGTATAAACACCCTCTCAAGAAGGCTAAATAAGACTAAGAATTGGACAGTGGCATTAAAGACACTTATTCTCATCCAAAGATTACTGGCAGAGGGGGATCCAACATATGAGCAAGAGATTTTCTTCGCCACAAGACGAGGGACTCGAATTCTTAACATGTCTGATTTTTGTGATACTTCACATTCTAATTCATGGGATTACTCAGCATTTGTGCGTACTTATGCACTATATCTTGATGAAAGGCTTGAGTTTAGGATGCATATGCGTCGTCGGAAGCGAAGTGCTTTAGAAACTGATGATGAAGGACAAGAGACTTCAACAACTTATGGGAGATCCATACCAACTCGAGATATGAAAATTGATCATATCTTTTCCAGGGCACAACATTTGCAACACCTTCTTGATCGCTTTTTGGCATGCCGCCCAACag GTGGAGCAAAACATAGTAGAGTTATGATGGTCGCTATCTATCCAATAGTCAAAGAAAGCTTCCAAATATATTATAAGATAATGGAGATCTTGGGTATCTTAACTGATCGTTTCATGGAGCTAGAGATTTCTGACTCTATCAAAGTTTATGATATTTTCTGTCATGTCTCAAAGCAGTTTGATGACCTTGATAACTTCTATGGATGGTGTAAGAATGTTGGTATTTCACACTCGTCAGGTTACCCTGAAGTTGAGAAAATTACACAGAAAAAACTAAACCTCATGGATGATTTTATAAGAAACAAGTCAGCATTGGCCCAAACCACAAAAGCCATAACTTATGAAGCAAAACTTGACAATGAAGAAGAATCTGAAGGTCCAGATGACAAAGAAGTTGATATGAATGCAACAAAGGCACTACCACCACCTGATGATTTTGTTGAGGATTCAACACAAGAAGTGATAGAAGAACTAATTAAGGAAgagataaaagaagaaaaaatagaaaaagaagcTGATTTGTTGAACTTGGGTGATGATGCACAATCACTAGAATCACATGCAAATCAATTGGCTTTAGCTTTGTTTGATGTTGATGGTGGTGTTGCAACAAACACTTCAACACTGGAATTATTTAGTGATGTCACAGCAGATTGGGAGTCAGCTCTAATTCAATCTGCTAGTGCTTTATCCAATAAAAGGAAGAATCTTGCAGGGGGTTTTGATATGATGTTGCTTGATGGTATGTATCAACAAGGGGTAACAAATGCAGCAATGTCAAATACAGCTAGTGGAAGTGCAAGCAGTGTTGCTCTTGGATCAGCTGGAAGGCCTGGAACATTAGCACTTCCAGCTCCACCAATGGCAAACAATAGTAACGTAAATTTGCCTATTGTAGACCCATTTGCAGCTTCATCTACAGTTGCCCCACCACCATATGTGCAAATATCAGACATGGAGAAGAAGCAAAAGCTATTAATGGATGAGCAGTTAATGTGGGAACAATATGCCAAAGATGGGATGCGAGGACAACTTGAATTAGCACAACCGAATTCTTACAATATGGGGGGATATACAAATGGACACTAG